The Sphingobium sp. JS3065 genomic sequence GCCGGGCGTTTTCCTTCATCGCCCGCAGCGTGTGCTTGCCGTTCTCTTTCGACTGATACTCGTCGAACAGCGTCATGATCTGGCGCATCATGATGCTCATCGGATCGTCGCCCAGGTCTTGGGTGATCGAGACGAGCTTCACCCCGTTTTTCGCCAGCTTGCGGACGTAGAACTCGAACTGGAACTGGTCGCGAAAGAACCGCGAGAAGCTGTGGACGACGATGACAGTGAACGTCGGCGGCTTTGTCATCGCCGCGTCGATCATGGCTTGAAAAGCAGGCCGCCGATCGTCGGTCGCGGTGTTGCCCGGCTCGACGAACTCGGCCGCGACTTCCCAGCCGCGCGACAGGCAATAGCCTTCGATCTGGCGGCGCTGGTCGGGAATCGACAGGTCGCTCTCGGCCTGCCGGCCGGTCGAGACACGCAGATAGAGCGCTGCGCGGGCCGTCGCCACGACCGGCGGGGTCTCCTCGACGCGAAGGGCGGCGTCGGTCATGGCATGGTCCTCCTTATCTCACGGCAAGGGTCCGAACAGGTCGTCCAGCTCCTTGCGCAAATGGCCTTCGATCGCGCGCAGCTCTGCGTCGCCGATCGGAACCCGCTCGGGCCAGTCATCCGTGACAACGATCGGCCCGCTATCCTTGATGACGCGCCCGCGGGACGCGGCTCGCTGCGGCGGCGCGCGCATATAGTCGTGCAGGTCTTCGAGACCTTCCGACCAGCCGCAGGGCGCGCGGCGGGGACGACGTTTGCGAGGCAGGGCCATCCGCCCACGCTGGCGCGCGACCGCGCAGGGTGCAAATGATCCGGCCGGGCGTAGCGCAGATAGGGGCTCACGGCGGGTCGGGCGAAGCTGCCTCCAGACGCTCCCGCGCTTCCGACTCGTTCGCAGCCGTCAGCAACGCCGTCCAATCGTCGGGCGGATTGCCCTTGTCGAGCATCTTGCGGAACACCGCATAGGCGTCCGACTTCGATCCATAGGTGCGTAACGTGGTCTCGTCGTTCACCCAGGCGAAGACGATGACCTTCGCACTGGTGCTGTAGCGGAAGAACAGTCGGAACCGGCCGCCGCCGAACTTCGCCCGGAACCAGTGCTTGCGGTCGTCCCCCAGCGTGCCGCCCTGCCGATACTCCGGGCGTGTGGGATCTTGCGGAATGGTCTCGAATACGAGCTGGCGCAGCGCCGCCAGCAATTTCGCATTGGCCGATTTGTGCCAGCCGCGCGGGTCTTTCTCCCGCAGGCGCGCGACAGCCGTCCCCAGCTTCTCGAATT encodes the following:
- a CDS encoding type II toxin-antitoxin system YhaV family toxin codes for the protein MVVNGWQLIAHPLFLDQFEKLGTAVARLREKDPRGWHKSANAKLLAALRQLVFETIPQDPTRPEYRQGGTLGDDRKHWFRAKFGGGRFRLFFRYSTSAKVIVFAWVNDETTLRTYGSKSDAYAVFRKMLDKGNPPDDWTALLTAANESEARERLEAASPDPP